The following coding sequences lie in one Lysobacter capsici genomic window:
- a CDS encoding pentapeptide repeat-containing protein has product MTEQRKFEHQNLQTATFEDCSLAGATFNDVDLSGATFANVNLRDARWANVNLAGVAIGHQNLLAARFEDCSLAGATFSDVDLSGATFANVNLAGVSIDDANIEGLTIFGYDIQALIRAQLERDPSV; this is encoded by the coding sequence ATGACCGAACAACGCAAGTTCGAGCACCAGAATCTACAGACCGCGACCTTCGAGGACTGCTCGCTGGCCGGTGCGACCTTCAACGATGTCGACCTGTCCGGGGCGACGTTCGCCAACGTCAATCTGCGCGATGCGCGATGGGCCAACGTGAACCTGGCCGGCGTGGCGATCGGCCACCAGAATCTGCTGGCCGCGAGGTTCGAGGATTGCTCGCTGGCCGGCGCGACCTTCAGCGATGTGGACCTGTCCGGGGCGACGTTCGCCAACGTGAATCTGGCCGGCGTGTCGATCGACGACGCCAACATCGAAGGGCTGACCATCTTCGGTTACGACATCCAGGCCCTGATCCGGGCGCAGCTGGAACGCGACCCGTCGGTTTGA